In Drosophila ananassae strain 14024-0371.13 chromosome 3R, ASM1763931v2, whole genome shotgun sequence, the DNA window AAAGGCCTACAAGTATCACAAGTTAATCAAAAGATTAGATAACATAGTGTTAGTTCCTTCCGAATAAGATTTAGTTAAAAGATCAAACTATCAATACCTGGTAGTTAGTTGGaaaaaaccatttaaaattaattactcTCCACTTAAGTTTTAGAAATCtggttatttctttttttttctaccaCTAAAATGTGGGTGCTACCGTTATATGAAAATTATGGAGGCGGAAGTCTATTAAGGCACGTATTCGAAAAAAAGCTAATCTATATGGGTAATACACAAGTAACTTGGTGTCTTACTTTCGTAGTTCTACCCCAGAAGCACCCAGCCACAGATACTCTAAAAATAggttaaaaatatatctattaAAACAAAGCAATTGTCACCAAATTATCTTTTTAAAAGCAAAGCGAGCATTTGCATACTTTGTAGCTATTGCTTCATATGAGACAATTTTCTATTTCAAATGAAAGTGAATGGTAACGACATCTATTAAAGTGGAATGCTGATTGAACAAATAATTGTCATAAAGTTGCCAATCCATGATGACTGATGCGATGCTGTAACATCAACTGTCACTATTCTTAAAGTAATTTATCCCACAAATCTCTTGAGCTCTCTATTGAGTGTTAGGAGTGTACCCCACTTATTCATATCACTTTCTGGTTCAATTCTGGTTCGATTCAGAGCCAGAATATTCTTCCTGTTCTATTATTATTGTGTCATCCAATCCCCAATAGACAGCATATAATAAGACATAGCACGCAGACCTCTGCCGAAAATGCGGAAAGTCAATTAAAAGTCCATTATCCACACCGCGGATGCTGGACCTGCTGTCAGAATTGCCTGtgaatttgtttaataaaCAATTTCCGCTTTGGCTGCTGGTTTCTGGCTTCTGGCCACATGAGGAGGAGGATTCCCTAGTAGGGTTCTGGCATCACCTCGACCCAGAGCTAATTAGCCCGGCTACTGCTCTTGTGAGGAAATTATGCCAGGTTTGGTGTGAATATGTAGTCGTTCGGCTGTCGGCGAGTGGGGTCACCTGATTGGGGGGCAGGATGATTGATGCTCCATCCGAGGTGTGCCCCAGGTGTGTGTGCTTGTTGGAAGGCACTTTTATAGGAAGTTGCTGCATCGTTGTGTGGACCGCGCCGTGCCGCAGTGTGCCGCAAATCGATGCCTTTTCCGACGCACTTTTCGCTGTATTGTGCAAAATTAGCCCGCAATTCGATCGGGCTTCCTTGGTTGCGTTCTGTTGGCTGATTGATTGCAAAGTGCTGCTGATGTTGTGTCGATGGATTCCACTTGAATTCCAATCGACTGGAGCTTCGTTTTGTATTTCAGCCTTTTGAGCAAAAGCCGACAATAAACAGGGAACGAAGACATTTAAGTAATGCAGCAAATCGATGATATTCGAAGGCATCACAAGCATGCCAGCTGGGTTAACCCTTTAAGggcataaaaaataacaaaatatataatgtATAATTCAACATGCTCCCCTCATCCAACATTTCAGCTAACCAAACACCTAATCtaatttatattttcaggATGTGGCGTTATTTCGGGTCCAGCTCTTAGAGGGTTAAGTCTTGTTCACTTCCACAATGGGTAAACGTGAGTTCATTAGCCCATTCAACAAGCCCTACAATCAATCCAAGCATCCAGAAGATGAATATTATAGGAAAGGGACTTCCCCTTTGGCTGGGTCAGTTTCCACCGGAAAATATTTGCTTCCGTTCTTCTGCCAACCCATTCTATGGCCTGGCCTGGcaaataaattacaattaaatGCAACAAACATGCAACACCAATATTCTCCGCGGAAACCCAACggatgtacatacatatgtacttaTCAAATGGATGCTtacagagaaaaaaattaaaatatatagaacaaatataaaatttttaaacccTTTTTAAGAGTCCTGGTGTATTTTAAGTCCCTTATAAATACTTATAATTGATTGGCAAGCCTTCTAACaatttctctctctgtaaCTAGTACATCATTAGGCCCTGCCCTTCGGTCTGCTCCCCTTTTCCCCACTCTCCCCATACAATGGCTTCTGTTTGGGTGCCCTTTTCCACATGGAGCGACAGTAAAAGTGGTCTATCTATGCAGCATGCTAATCCGGAAGTGGGTCATTTCCCGAACGCAACTGAAAGCGTTTGCCAGCCCCGAAACCGAGCTCTATGAAGCGTTGGATATCACGGTAGATACAATAGAGCTCCGCCATGGGAAATTAAAATCGAAAACTGCAGTTAAAAGCTGGCTCCAAACCAGACTCACCATTCTGAGCCATCTTCATCATACGgcaatcaaaataagaaatgAGACATTGTCTCCAGGCTTGTGGGAACTGCTGACAAGCCAAATGAGGTTTCAACATTATGCAAGAATAAAATCGAAAGTTGACTAATTGTGATATTCATGCGGAGaagaaaaaaagtttttataaggcacattttattaatttgccaATTATTCCCAAATTCTTCGGCTCAAATATTGATTTCGATGGATATTGTTTCTTGGATTGACATCGATCATCagcttaaatatatttactttttagtTCAGTTAAATGCGTATTTCATTtcataaaaggaaaaaaggaatTTGTTTGTATGAAAGAGGTatttaaaaccaaaaatgGCATGAATATAAGGTAGTAACGGGTTATGTCCAAAAATGTACGTTTTGCGCCAAACATTAGATAAAATGCGAGCAGCTTGTATATAATTCTGatggttgtttttttttttatcaattagCAGTGGGACACCCACCCGATAAGGCGTTGGTGGGGACCCAGCCACTGAATGACCGCTCGCCTACGAAATGGCCGTGTCTCCGTTTAACCCACTCCTTCTCCGACTCCCACGGCCGATTCCGCTTTCAATTTTGACGCGTGCGCAGGCGCAAGACTTCATTTGCATCCGAAATGGATGTGGGcgacatttttatttgattgttttttattctttttaaagCTACAACGGCGGATGTTGCTGATAATATTCGTCTGGTTTTAGTGTGAGTTTCATTTCCCAAGACAATGCTGCGAAATCTTCTTGAATTCTCACATTAATTTGACTTGGAGGAGGTTTCCAGCACGAAATATATAAATCTTTTTTTGGGCTAATTAACGAGCTCAACGTAATGGTATAAGcacaattataattaaaatcaGCTCATTATTTTCAGCCACGTTGGGTGAAGAAAGTTGCATACTTACATACCTAATCAAGTAAACCCATTGTTATATTTTTAGCTTTCATATGTAATTGTATGATaactatatattaaataaaaaaaaatttcacttaTTCTGGTTCTATAGGAGTTGGAAAGTGTAAGAAATTTTAAATGATAACCCTGTCGAAATGATTTTTTGCGGAACTTTAATGGCTATACATATAAAAAAGATTGTAATAAATTACAGTACagtaaatataatatttcagGATGGAGAGTTATTATATGTGCTTGACGGTTTTTTGTaagttaattttaaattttttcactACCAATATTTAGTTAAAACAATGTTTCTTAGTGGCTTTCTGCTGCTTTATTAAGATAAGAGCTCAAATTCCCATTGTTAAGCCAAAAACTGAGACTATATATGAACCAATAGTTACGCAGAATAGATCTAATATTGAACCGGGAGAGGACAATATAATATTACCCTCTACGTATTCGAAATTTAACCAAGAGCTCTTGAaacaaattatgtataaatCGCATATTGCAACGATAATACTTAAGGAACAGACCGCAAAGGTGagaaaatttaaagaaatttttgaCACCATGACCAAAGAGGAGATGGACCTCAGAATACAGCAAATATATAAGAGGCAACAAATTAAGCAAGCATATCTTAACTTAGCCAGGATCCAAGTAAAGATTGAGAACAGCAGGCTGTTACTTGGACGATGCCAAAAATTTAAGGATCGGGATGAGATGGTTCGCAAAATGGCCGAAAGGGAAGCCAAAAAATTATCCGAAGATGTAGCAAAACCCGATTCTATGAAGTTTTACCTTGCTAAATATTCCAAGATTCTTAGTGAACTTGATCAAAGAGTTGACAAAGAAAACTTTGAAAATTCGTTTCTTGAAATGGACATTGTAAAAAATAACTCGTCGTCATCGGAAAACGTACATCCACCAAATGATATAAATTTATGAATTAACCATCAATATGATATtaatgtttgttttatttatttataatcttTAATTGTAACATAAAGAAAACTTTCTATTATTCACTTTCAGGAAGtcattttttatacaaaataaaagtcAAGCAGAACCAATCAGATTGCTTACATAATCCCCGAGCAGTCTATAaaagcaaaatatttataatcaaaCTTCTTTAAGAAGATCAGACCCATCAAGATGAGATTTCCAGTGAATTGTGCTATATTTCTACGTAAGTTTTCTATTGAAAACTACTAAGTTTTTATTAGATTTCTTTTATAGTTTTCGTAGTGAACGTGCAGAGTGAGGGATTAAATCATCAGGCTAAGTCTTCAAACTCAGGTCCAGTCGTTTCCAATCGTCTGCCTCAACCAGCCAAAAGCGATTCTCCCGCAAACGATACTGTGGAAACGGATAAGGATATTTTACAGAAAATATTCCCAGTCTCACAAGATGTTAAAGAAGCAAAAGAAAGGGTGCTAGTTGACGTGGCCAAAGGGCGATACTACCGAAAATTAGCTCACGGTTTGTCTGATTCCGTGACCAAGATGAATATTGCCATAGTCAATGAAAAGAAGGAAATTCATTTATTAGATCTAGAAGAGTTGcagataaaacaaaaaatgttaaaagcTGTGTCTGAGTACCGAAGCTTGTTGGATGAAGTTCAGAGGTGTAATGGTCGTGGGGATGATCTCTCCTCAAAGGAGCTGTCTCAACTGGCCGATATCGAGGCCAAAAGAGTGCTGAAGGATGAATTGGAGCCCCTTATTTGGTATTCAAACCGAAACAGATACAGAATATTATTGAAAGATCTGcgtaaaaaattaaagtatgAAAAATTCACTGTTGACATCAAGTTAGCCGCAAATATGAGGGACAAAAACGGAAGTCAATGGTAATAGGTCTTGGGGCTATTACTTTTAAGAGTCTTTACTTAGCAATAAACTAAAAGACATTCCAATTGCATGATTTACTTGGCCGGTGCCAATCCGATTTTCTCTGGTTAATTTTAAAGCCAATCATTTAATTAGTTAAGGTTATGTTAAATAGAGAACGATCGCCTTAGCTTCCGATCAGTTGTAAAACTTATGCGCATCATGCACTATACTGGTCTAATTTTCATTTGCCGTAAGTTTGTTCATAATTTTCAACTATCTTCCAATTTTACATTCAGTTTAGTTTTGGCTTTCATCTGGAAAATGTCTGAGGCGGCTCCCTACATCAGTGTGAAGTCTAACTCACGTTCTAGTTCCCAGAAATTGATAAACGGGCATCTGAGGACACTTTACGCCTACAATGTCGAGGATGATATGAATAATTTTGGAGGAATGATGAGCCACCATCGATCTGCCAGTTTCAATTCTGACCTTATGAGTCCGGGTCAACAGCGGAATTTGCAAGAACGTCTTATGgaaatccaaaaataaaaaacatgcAATTGCACATAAAAATTGTTCTATCATTGTTTTAAGATTTTGTGTAACTTTATAATGTTGACCTTATAAACGATCTACTTCTTATTTCAATAAACTTATATTATAACTACaggtgaaaaaaatattataacatTGGTTTTTTCCAAAAAGTATTGAAGTACTTTTCCCCAACCTTTGGTTACTTAATAAAAGTTAAGTGGTTAAAAGTTACTTAGACAAAGTTTTCTTGCTTTGAgttcaaataaaattatacctcattttatatttttctcagCTAATGTTACAAAAGACCCTTCAAAGAAAAATTCTTCAAAGCTAATAGTCCAGCCTAACTAATTGAGATTGGTAATAATATCAAaacttgttaaaaaaaaagtaaagcaTTTACGAAATTTTATACGAAAATCAGGCCCTTTAAGATGAGGTTCTCTGTATTGTTTATTGGTGGTTTATTTCTACGCAAGTTTTCCATTAAAAACTACTGAGATTTTAGCCAAAGGAGGAGCTGTTCGTGCGCTGTATATTCAGTCGTGGAGGGATTGGAGGAGCACACTTTTAAAAGTGCAATAATGTAATCTTATTAGCAATctcttttaaatatattcgCATTGTAGAGTAACTGCAGATgattacaaaatattgcattaCAAATGAAAGCAGTATAAATGTATGACGGAAAGGTCAGGAACGATCGAATCCATCACTTTGGCAAATTTTGAGTTTCTTCACATTCCACGTTTAGTTAACTTATCCGGTTTGCAAAGTTTCAAAGGTCGTCCGACTATATTAAATGTCTTGCAAAATAAAGCCATTTAAATGAAACAATTTATTGGAATaacttaattatttttaaacaatatttattaaaatactaaTGCCTGCTATGGCAAGTGGAAAATTCCCGGAAATGCTTTGCCTATCAAATGTGGAACAAATTGAAGAAGTTATAGATTCCATACTTCTGAAAGACTCAAGGCCATGTTATACAGTTATACAAGCTTTAGATTTTTTCTAGAATACGATAAACTACTATAATAAGATAAACAACTATCATatacttaaataaaataaataaaaatagcttGCAAAAACGCTTCGAATTTGTAAGTTAAAAGGAAAACTCTGGCAAAAATCTTCATAAGACATCTGTACCGTATTGAATTCTTTAAAGTAAAAGTCAAGCAGGATAAATTGAGAATTGACTTACATAATCGTGAAGCTATCTATAAAAGCATCCATCTCATTTAGGATTTCACTTCAAATCGAAAGTCAGTCCTTTCAAGATGAGGTTCTTATTGTTGTTTGCCGTCGTTCTACGTAAGTTTTCCATTAAAAGCTACTGAGTTTTTAAGCAATGTTTTTTTCAGTGCTTGTAGTCTACGGAGCTGCtgcaccagcaccaccacccaaGAACGATGAGATACCACCACCCAAATACGATGCACCACCACCCAAAAATGATGCACCACCTCCCAAAAACGATGCACCACCACCCAAAAGCGATGCACTACCACCCAAAAGCGATGCACCCCCTCCCTAAAATGATATAGGTCCtccatcaaaaaaatattaaccaaATTTCGAAAGTAAAAACCCAAGCAACCAAGCAAGCAAAATTGTAACattaaaagaataatttttttttcttattttctaaTATGGAATAAAAgaactatttaaataaatttaaattgaaactgTAGTTAAAAGGAATATTGACGAAGTTTTCCAAACTTTGGAAACTATATAAGCCTCTTGAAattatccttttttattttgaaagttACATTAACAAAATTTACTTACTAAAtgtttacaaaaaatattagcttgcgtaaaaacagacagacggacatgcttatatcgaatcAGGAGGTGACccttatcaagaatatatatacattagaGGGCCTGAGCtgtctccttcactgtgttgcacacttttgaacgAATTTATATTACGTTCtgcagtgaaataaaaatgtcaccttaaataaattttacaaaagaCCTTTCGAATATAAACTTCGACTAAAAAATGCTCAATTGAATTGCTCAATTGAACAATATTAGCAGCATtctgtttttagtttttcacCATTTTTGCACAAGAATATGTTATGGTAATATCGTTAAGTCAAGAACTACcatatttatttcttgaaaTGTAAAAGTCAAGCCGGACTAATGAAGATTGCTTATCTAATCTCTAGCCGTCTATAAAAGCAAAGCATTTACGAGGTGAATTTTATACGAAAATCAGCCCCTTTAAGATGAGGTTCTCAGTATTGTGTGGTGTATTTCTACGTaagttttcaattaaaaacaacTGGGATTTTAGCCAATGTTTTGTTTCCAGTTTTTGTAGCCTTTGTAGGACTAAGTGAGGCCCAACAATCGCTACTCCCTACTCGTAAAATTATTGAGAAGAGACCTTTTGACCGACCTAACGAACCTTACCCAAAAATGGTATATGGTGTATGAGGACCTACCtccatcaaaaaaatattaaccaaATTTCGGAAGTAAAACCCGAGCATTTTGatgtttgaaattaatttttataaaaaaattggaacattaaaaagaaataattttttgttcttatTTTCTAATGTGGAATAaaagaattatttaaaataattgaaattgaaactgTAGTTAAAAGGAATATTGACGAAGTTTTCCAAACTTTGGAAAGTATATAAGCCTCTTGAAATtgtacttttttatttagaaagaTACTTAAACAATacttacaaaatttttacaaaaaatgttaGCTTGCGTAACAACAGACAAACGGACATGCATATATCGAATCAGGAGGTGACCCcaatcaagaatatatgtatatacattaTGGGCTGAgctgtctccttcactgcgttgcacacgtTTGATTGAATTattaataccctctgcaatggtataaaaatgtttccTTAAATATTTGCCTCGGTTAATTTTACAAAAGATCCTTCGATAAGCTTTGGCTGAAAAATGCAGTACGATTTCTATATAAAATTCGTATTATTTTGAATTGCTCAATATTAGCAACATtctattttttagatttcaCCATTTTTTCACAAGAATATTTTATGGTAATCTCGTTAAGTCAAGAACTACCATATCAAATTCTTAAAATGTAAAAGTCAAGCCGGACTAATGAAGATTGTTATCTAATCTCTAGCCGTCTATAAAAGCAAAGCATTTACGAGGTGAATTTTATACGAAAATCAGCCCCTTTAAGATGAGGTTCTCAGTATTGTGTGGTGTATTTCTACGTaagttttcaattaaaaactaCTGGGATTTTAGCTAATGTTTTGCTTCCAGTTTTTGTAGCCTATGTTGGACTAAGTGAGGCACAACCACCCCCCTTTCC includes these proteins:
- the LOC26515007 gene encoding uncharacterized protein LOC26515007, giving the protein MRFPVNCAIFLLFVVNVQSEGLNHQAKSSNSGPVVSNRLPQPAKSDSPANDTVETDKDILQKIFPVSQDVKEAKERVLVDVAKGRYYRKLAHGLSDSVTKMNIAIVNEKKEIHLLDLEELQIKQKMLKAVSEYRSLLDEVQRCNGRGDDLSSKELSQLADIEAKRVLKDELEPLIWYSNRNRYRILLKDLRKKLKYEKFTVDIKLAANMRDKNGSQW
- the LOC116654467 gene encoding accessory gland-specific peptide 26Ab, producing MRIMHYTGLIFICLLAFIWKMSEAAPYISVKSNSRSSSQKLINGHLRTLYAYNVEDDMNNFGGMMSHHRSASFNSDLMSPGQQRNLQERLMEIQK